One window of Mesorhizobium loti R88b genomic DNA carries:
- a CDS encoding ABC transporter permease subunit: MLKYILHRIALLIPTLVGITICAFAFVRLLPGDPILAMAGEHGVAPARYEELKEQFGYNLPIWQQYTRYVGEVVTGDFGVSISSKRPVIEEFKTLFPATLELSLFAMIFAMVLGIPAGIFAAIKRGSWFDQSLMGTALVGYSMPIFWWGLLLIIFFSGYLGWTPVNGRIDLQYFFKPITGFMTIDTLLYGKWDAFRSVLRHLVLPTIVLGTIPLAVIARQTRSAMLEVLGEDYVRTARAKGLSSARVIGVHALRNALIPVVTTIGLQVSTLLAGAILTETIFSWPGIGRWMVESISKRDYVVVQSGLLLIALIVMAVNLIVDVLYAVINPRIRAA; this comes from the coding sequence ATGCTAAAATACATCCTCCACCGAATTGCACTTTTGATCCCGACGCTTGTCGGCATCACGATCTGTGCCTTTGCGTTCGTCAGGCTGCTGCCCGGCGATCCGATCCTTGCCATGGCCGGCGAACACGGCGTGGCGCCGGCGCGTTACGAAGAGCTCAAGGAGCAGTTTGGTTACAATCTGCCGATCTGGCAGCAATATACGCGCTATGTCGGTGAGGTCGTGACCGGCGATTTCGGTGTCTCGATCTCGTCCAAGCGCCCGGTGATCGAAGAGTTCAAGACGCTCTTCCCGGCGACGCTGGAACTCTCATTGTTCGCCATGATTTTCGCCATGGTGCTCGGCATTCCGGCCGGCATTTTTGCGGCGATCAAGCGCGGCTCATGGTTCGATCAGTCGCTGATGGGCACCGCGCTTGTCGGCTATTCCATGCCGATCTTCTGGTGGGGCCTGCTGCTCATCATCTTTTTCTCCGGCTATCTCGGATGGACACCGGTCAACGGCCGCATCGACCTGCAGTACTTCTTCAAGCCGATTACTGGCTTCATGACCATCGACACCTTGCTCTACGGCAAATGGGATGCATTTCGCTCGGTATTGCGCCATCTGGTGCTGCCGACAATTGTGCTCGGCACCATTCCGCTGGCTGTGATAGCGCGCCAGACGCGCTCCGCCATGCTCGAGGTGCTGGGCGAGGACTACGTGCGGACGGCCCGAGCCAAAGGGCTTTCGTCGGCCCGGGTCATCGGCGTGCATGCCCTGCGCAATGCACTCATACCGGTTGTCACCACCATCGGCCTGCAGGTTAGCACGCTGCTCGCCGGCGCCATCCTTACCGAAACGATCTTCTCCTGGCCGGGCATCGGCAGGTGGATGGTCGAATCCATATCCAAGCGCGACTACGTCGTCGTGCAGTCCGGCTTGCTCCTGATCGCGCTTATCGTCATGGCCGTGAACCTGATCGTCGACGTGCTCTACGCCGTTATCAACCCACGCATAAGGGCGGCGTGA
- the pgi gene encoding glucose-6-phosphate isomerase, producing the protein MDKSAFQKQLAALRDHRAAAPASMRQAFAADPQRFATFSATDDNLLLDWSKCAVDATTMDLLEKLAGAADLEGRRAAMFAGKKINITEDRAVLHTALRNLSGKGVTVDGQDVKKDVLSVLDAMGAFADAIRSGKAPGATGKKITDIVNIGIGGSDLGPAMATLALAPYHDGPRAHYVSNIDGAHIHDTLKDLSAETTLFIIASKTFTTVETMTNAQTARDWVQKALGKEAVGKHFAAVSTALDLVAKFGIAPDRVFGFWDWVGGRYSVWGAIGLPVMIAVGPKNFRAFLDGAHEMDEHFRTAPLAKNLPALLGLVGWWHRVICQYPARAVIPYDQRLSRLPAYLQQLDMESNGKGVTLDGTPVTTPTGPLVWGEPGTNGQHAFFQLLHQGTDFIPVEFLAAAVGHEPELKHQHDLLLANCLAQSEALMKGRTLDEARAQMLSKGMKPADVDRIAPHRVFSGNRPSVTILYRKLDPRTFGRLIALYEHRVFVEGTLFNINSFDQWGVELGKELATGLLPVVEGKESAAKRDASTAGLVGYIHQLRGSE; encoded by the coding sequence GTGGATAAGTCAGCCTTCCAGAAACAGCTTGCCGCCTTGCGCGACCATCGCGCCGCGGCACCTGCCAGCATGCGCCAGGCCTTCGCCGCCGATCCGCAACGGTTTGCGACATTCTCCGCCACCGATGACAATCTGTTGCTCGACTGGTCGAAATGCGCCGTCGACGCGACCACCATGGATTTGCTGGAAAAGCTCGCTGGCGCCGCCGATCTCGAAGGTCGTCGCGCCGCGATGTTTGCCGGCAAGAAGATCAACATCACCGAGGACCGCGCCGTGCTGCACACGGCGCTGCGCAATCTCAGCGGCAAGGGCGTCACGGTCGACGGCCAGGACGTCAAGAAGGATGTCCTTTCCGTGCTCGATGCGATGGGCGCCTTCGCCGACGCCATCCGCTCCGGCAAGGCGCCCGGTGCCACCGGCAAGAAGATCACCGACATCGTCAACATCGGCATTGGCGGCTCCGACCTCGGTCCGGCCATGGCAACGCTGGCGCTGGCGCCCTACCATGACGGGCCGCGCGCGCACTATGTCTCCAACATCGACGGCGCCCATATCCATGACACGCTGAAGGATCTGTCCGCCGAAACCACGCTGTTCATCATCGCCTCCAAGACCTTCACCACCGTCGAGACGATGACCAATGCGCAGACGGCGCGTGACTGGGTGCAGAAGGCGCTCGGCAAAGAAGCGGTCGGCAAGCATTTCGCCGCCGTCTCGACCGCGCTCGACCTGGTGGCCAAGTTCGGCATCGCGCCCGATCGCGTCTTCGGCTTCTGGGACTGGGTCGGCGGCCGCTATTCGGTCTGGGGCGCGATCGGCCTTCCCGTCATGATCGCCGTCGGCCCGAAGAATTTCCGCGCCTTCCTCGATGGCGCGCACGAGATGGACGAGCATTTCCGCACCGCGCCGCTGGCGAAGAACCTGCCGGCGCTGCTGGGGCTGGTCGGCTGGTGGCATCGCGTTATCTGCCAATATCCGGCGCGCGCGGTCATCCCCTATGATCAGCGTCTGTCCAGGCTGCCGGCCTATCTGCAGCAGCTCGACATGGAATCGAACGGCAAGGGCGTCACCCTCGACGGCACGCCAGTGACGACGCCGACAGGGCCGCTGGTCTGGGGCGAGCCGGGCACCAATGGCCAGCACGCCTTCTTCCAGCTGCTGCATCAGGGCACCGATTTCATCCCGGTCGAGTTTCTTGCCGCGGCCGTCGGCCATGAGCCGGAGCTCAAGCACCAGCATGACCTGCTGCTCGCCAATTGCCTGGCGCAGTCGGAAGCGTTGATGAAGGGCCGCACGCTGGACGAGGCGCGCGCGCAGATGCTGTCCAAGGGCATGAAGCCGGCTGACGTCGATCGCATCGCGCCGCATCGCGTCTTCTCCGGCAACCGGCCCTCGGTGACAATTCTGTACCGCAAGCTCGATCCGCGCACCTTCGGCCGGCTGATCGCGCTCTACGAGCACCGCGTCTTCGTCGAGGGAACGCTGTTCAACATCAATTCCTTCGACCAGTGGGGCGTCGAGCTTGGCAAGGAACTGGCGACCGGCCTTCTGCCTGTCGTGGAAGGCAAGGAAAGTGCGGCCAAGCGCGACGCGTCGACCGCTGGCCTTGTGGGATACATCCACCAATTGCGTGGTTCGGAGTGA
- a CDS encoding class I SAM-dependent methyltransferase, protein MSDDLIGDDASDRRSRLDPAEFIKANMRLVPVPALPEIRFYTAHPGSGLRRLVDPEDDGDANEGRPEPLPPYWAYAWAGGAVLARHILDHPMTVAGRRVLDLGAGSGIVGIAAAKAGASAVIAAEIDRNGVAAIGLNAAANGVAITVVGSDITKGSPPAVDLVLAGDVFYGEDVANRVIPFLDRCLAAGIDVLVGDPGRTYLPRSRLRLLAEYQVPDFGDAKAAVQKPSSVFRFETEPGG, encoded by the coding sequence GTGAGCGATGATCTTATCGGCGACGACGCGTCCGACCGACGCTCGCGCCTCGACCCGGCGGAATTCATCAAGGCGAACATGCGCCTTGTTCCGGTGCCGGCGCTTCCCGAAATCCGGTTTTACACCGCCCATCCGGGCAGCGGATTGCGGCGCCTCGTCGACCCCGAAGACGATGGCGATGCCAACGAGGGCAGGCCCGAACCTCTGCCGCCCTACTGGGCCTATGCGTGGGCCGGCGGCGCCGTGCTGGCGCGCCACATCCTTGATCATCCGATGACGGTGGCGGGCCGCCGCGTGCTGGACCTCGGGGCCGGCTCCGGCATTGTCGGCATCGCCGCCGCCAAAGCCGGCGCCAGCGCGGTGATCGCGGCCGAGATCGACCGCAACGGCGTCGCCGCGATCGGCCTCAATGCCGCAGCGAACGGGGTCGCTATCACCGTGGTCGGCAGCGATATCACCAAGGGTTCGCCACCTGCCGTCGATCTCGTGCTCGCCGGTGACGTGTTCTACGGGGAGGATGTCGCCAACCGCGTCATACCTTTCCTAGACCGCTGTCTCGCCGCCGGCATCGATGTGCTGGTCGGCGATCCGGGCCGGACCTATCTGCCGCGTTCACGACTGCGGCTGCTTGCCGAATATCAGGTGCCGGATTTCGGCGATGCGAAAGCCGCCGTGCAGAAGCCGAGCAGCGTCTTTCGTTTTGAGACCGAACCTGGCGGTTAG
- a CDS encoding trimethylamine methyltransferase family protein: MSVVLEKQEAAADQRSRRSGGREARRAMRAAPLADDIKPVRAGLEGGSYGPLKHNDQERIHEAVLTLLETVGFANAIPSCIDALTKAGATYGDDGRIRFPRALVLDTIKKAARNFTLHGQDPKHDMLIQGKRVHYGTAGAAVHLVDVEKREYRESLLQDIYDAARLVEGLDNIHFFQRPMVPRDIPDPLEMDFNTLYACVMGTSKHVGTSFTVRENVQPALEMLYAIAGGEENFRARPFVSNSNCFVVPPMKFAEDACGVLEACVEGGIPILLLSAGQAGATAPAAIAGAVVQAVAEVLAGLVYVNAIKPGHPAIFGTWPFVSDLRTGAMSGGSAEQAVLTAACAQMAQFYDLPGGSAAGMTDSKLPDIQSGYEKGITDVMAGLAGLNLVYESAGMHASLLGFCLESLIIDNDMLGHCLRCVRGIEVSDESLSIDTITDVCLKGPGHYLGNEQTLRLMQTEYFYPAVGDRFSPKEWNEKGRPDILQRAIIEKKRVLAERFPRHVPKPLDDRLRARFGDMIKLPRANMGG, translated from the coding sequence ATGTCAGTGGTTCTTGAAAAGCAGGAAGCGGCGGCGGATCAGCGTTCGCGCCGCTCCGGTGGACGCGAAGCGCGTCGTGCCATGCGGGCGGCGCCCTTGGCTGACGACATCAAGCCGGTGCGCGCCGGCCTCGAGGGCGGCAGCTACGGACCGCTGAAGCACAACGACCAGGAACGCATCCACGAGGCGGTGCTGACGCTCCTGGAGACCGTCGGCTTCGCCAATGCCATCCCCTCCTGCATCGACGCACTGACCAAGGCCGGCGCCACCTATGGCGATGACGGCCGTATCCGTTTTCCGCGCGCGCTGGTGCTCGACACGATCAAGAAGGCAGCACGGAATTTCACCTTGCACGGCCAGGATCCGAAACACGACATGCTGATCCAGGGCAAGCGTGTGCATTACGGCACGGCTGGAGCCGCCGTCCATCTGGTCGATGTCGAGAAGCGCGAGTACCGCGAATCGCTGCTGCAGGACATCTATGACGCGGCTCGCCTCGTCGAAGGGCTCGACAACATCCATTTCTTCCAGCGACCTATGGTGCCGCGCGATATTCCCGATCCGCTCGAAATGGACTTCAACACGCTCTACGCCTGCGTGATGGGCACCTCCAAGCATGTCGGCACCTCGTTCACGGTGCGCGAGAACGTGCAGCCGGCGCTCGAAATGCTCTACGCGATTGCCGGCGGCGAGGAGAATTTCCGCGCCCGGCCGTTCGTGTCGAACTCCAACTGCTTCGTCGTGCCGCCGATGAAATTCGCCGAGGATGCCTGCGGCGTGCTCGAGGCCTGTGTCGAGGGCGGCATCCCGATCCTGCTTTTGTCGGCCGGACAGGCCGGCGCTACCGCGCCGGCCGCAATTGCCGGCGCCGTCGTGCAAGCGGTGGCCGAAGTGCTGGCCGGCCTGGTCTATGTCAATGCCATCAAGCCAGGGCATCCGGCGATCTTCGGCACCTGGCCGTTCGTGTCAGATTTGAGGACAGGCGCCATGTCGGGCGGCTCGGCCGAACAGGCGGTGCTGACCGCTGCCTGCGCACAAATGGCGCAGTTCTACGATCTGCCGGGCGGTTCCGCCGCCGGCATGACGGATTCGAAACTGCCCGACATCCAGTCCGGCTACGAGAAAGGCATCACCGACGTGATGGCCGGTCTTGCCGGGCTCAACCTGGTCTATGAATCCGCCGGCATGCATGCCTCGCTGCTCGGCTTCTGCCTGGAAAGCCTGATCATCGACAATGACATGCTCGGCCATTGCCTGCGCTGCGTGCGCGGCATCGAAGTGTCTGATGAATCGCTGTCGATCGACACCATCACTGATGTCTGCCTGAAGGGGCCTGGACACTATCTCGGCAACGAGCAGACGCTGCGGCTGATGCAGACCGAGTATTTCTATCCGGCCGTCGGCGACCGCTTTTCACCGAAGGAATGGAACGAGAAGGGCCGGCCCGACATATTGCAGCGCGCGATCATCGAGAAGAAACGCGTCCTTGCCGAGCGTTTCCCCCGCCACGTGCCAAAGCCGCTCGACGACAGATTGCGCGCCCGCTTCGGCGACATGATCAAACTGCCGCGCGCCAATATGGGCGGGTAG
- a CDS encoding PLP-dependent aminotransferase family protein, giving the protein MPQRNDTAIWSGLFRISAESGQTLQAQIRQAIVAAILDRQIAASMPLPSCRILAEKLGVARGTVVLAFQQLVDQGFLVARERRGHFVNPDVLATPAKPHQKAPDQANEIDWKARRQIAASDMPPPAKHENWIKSSYPFVYGQFDPTLFPTAEWRECNRMALAVLEIRNWASDMVDRDDPLLIEQIQARLLPRRGIFANPDEIIVTLGAQNALYMLATLLMTKGSKVAMEDPGYPDARSIFRLAGAEIQPVPVDQSGIVTSSISNDSGFVFVTPSHHCPTMVPLSAERRQDLLARANRHNQIIIEDGYDSQLLDEAPQQALKSLDRSGRVVYVGSMSKTLAPGLRLGYIVASAGLISELRALRRFMLRHPPANNQRAVALFLSLGHHEALVRRLSSAFDERRKRLVHAISAFLPEWRSTDSAGGTSLWLEGPRGTDSRGLAEAAASRSVIIEPGDRFFDRTEKPSRFMRLGISSIALQHIEPGIRELATAAGRRPAAA; this is encoded by the coding sequence ATGCCACAGAGAAACGACACGGCGATATGGTCCGGCCTGTTCCGGATTTCGGCTGAATCCGGCCAGACCCTGCAGGCGCAGATCCGCCAAGCCATCGTGGCCGCCATTCTCGACCGTCAGATCGCCGCTTCGATGCCGCTCCCCTCCTGCCGGATCCTGGCCGAAAAACTCGGCGTGGCGCGCGGAACAGTGGTGCTGGCCTTCCAGCAGCTCGTCGACCAGGGTTTCCTGGTGGCGCGTGAGCGGCGCGGCCATTTCGTCAATCCCGACGTGCTGGCGACGCCGGCCAAGCCGCACCAGAAGGCGCCCGACCAGGCCAATGAGATCGACTGGAAGGCACGCCGGCAGATTGCTGCCAGCGACATGCCGCCGCCGGCCAAGCACGAGAACTGGATCAAGTCGTCCTACCCCTTCGTCTACGGCCAGTTCGACCCGACGCTGTTCCCGACCGCCGAGTGGCGAGAGTGCAACCGCATGGCGCTGGCCGTGCTCGAAATCCGCAACTGGGCGTCCGATATGGTTGACCGCGACGATCCGCTCTTGATCGAGCAGATCCAGGCGCGGCTCTTGCCCCGGCGCGGCATCTTCGCCAACCCGGACGAAATCATCGTCACGCTGGGCGCCCAGAACGCGCTCTACATGCTGGCGACGCTTTTGATGACCAAAGGCTCAAAGGTGGCGATGGAAGACCCCGGCTATCCCGACGCGCGCTCGATCTTCCGGCTTGCGGGCGCCGAGATCCAGCCGGTGCCGGTCGATCAGTCCGGCATCGTAACCTCTTCTATTTCCAATGATTCCGGCTTCGTGTTCGTCACGCCGAGCCACCATTGCCCAACCATGGTGCCCTTGTCGGCGGAGCGGCGGCAGGATCTGCTGGCGCGCGCCAACCGGCACAACCAGATCATCATCGAGGACGGCTATGACAGCCAGCTTCTCGACGAGGCGCCGCAGCAGGCGCTGAAGAGCCTCGATCGTTCAGGCCGCGTCGTCTATGTCGGCTCGATGTCGAAGACGCTGGCTCCTGGCCTGCGGCTTGGCTACATCGTGGCGTCCGCTGGGCTTATCTCCGAGCTCAGGGCGCTGCGCCGTTTCATGCTGCGCCATCCGCCGGCCAACAACCAGCGCGCCGTGGCACTCTTCCTGTCGCTCGGCCATCACGAGGCACTGGTGCGGCGCCTGTCGAGTGCCTTCGACGAACGTCGCAAGCGTCTGGTCCATGCGATTTCCGCTTTCCTGCCGGAATGGCGCTCGACCGACTCGGCCGGCGGCACATCGCTCTGGCTCGAGGGGCCACGCGGCACCGATTCTCGCGGCCTGGCCGAGGCCGCAGCCTCGCGCAGCGTTATCATCGAGCCCGGCGACCGCTTCTTCGACCGCACCGAAAAGCCCTCGCGCTTCATGCGGTTGGGCATTTCCTCGATCGCGCTGCAGCACATCGAGCCAGGCATACGGGAACTCGCCACCGCGGCCGGCCGCAGACCGGCAGCTGCCTGA
- a CDS encoding ABC transporter substrate-binding protein, giving the protein MKKKLAFAAALLAASVLGGMANAKTLVYCSEASPANFDPGTTTGGNDFDASSRTVYSRLVEFKHGGTEVEPGLADKWEISDDGLVYTFHLHPGVKFQTTDYFKPTRDLNADDVVFSFDRQFDKQNPWNGDKYLPNLTWDYYTGMDMPKYVAKWEKVDDLTVKLTLTEPNSPMLANLGMDFASIVSKEYADQLEKSGKMADFSTKPIGTGPFQFVDYQLDSVIRYSANPDYFKGKEKIDDLVFAITPDATARIQKVLAGECDIAPYPNPADIATIKANKDVTLMDQAGLNIGYMSYNTTIPPLDKPEVRHALNQAIDRASLIKSLFQDAGATPAENLIPPTMWSWNKDVKTDAYDPDAAKKVLAAAGLTDIQLWASDRVRPYNPNFQRAAELIQADWAKVGVKAEIVNYEWTKYRSEGKKKDRPGAFQIGWTGDNGDPDNFFATLFACNAIGVSNYSSWCNKDFEDLIQKAKKTSDQAERSKLYEQAQVIFAKEAPAFLLVHSQVYAVVRNNVSGFKMDPLGIHRFDGVDKAE; this is encoded by the coding sequence ATGAAAAAGAAACTCGCTTTTGCGGCCGCGTTGCTGGCCGCAAGCGTCCTGGGCGGCATGGCCAATGCAAAGACGCTTGTCTATTGCTCGGAAGCGTCGCCGGCCAATTTCGACCCGGGTACGACGACCGGCGGCAACGATTTCGATGCCTCGTCGCGTACCGTCTATTCGCGTCTTGTCGAGTTCAAGCACGGCGGCACCGAGGTCGAGCCCGGCCTCGCCGACAAGTGGGAAATCTCGGACGATGGCTTGGTCTATACTTTCCATCTGCATCCGGGCGTGAAGTTCCAGACCACCGACTATTTCAAGCCGACCCGCGATCTCAATGCGGATGACGTGGTCTTCTCCTTCGACCGCCAGTTCGACAAGCAGAACCCCTGGAACGGCGACAAGTACCTGCCGAACCTGACCTGGGACTACTACACCGGCATGGACATGCCGAAATACGTCGCCAAGTGGGAAAAGGTCGACGATCTCACCGTCAAGCTGACGCTGACCGAGCCGAACTCGCCGATGCTCGCCAATCTGGGCATGGACTTTGCGTCGATCGTATCGAAGGAATATGCCGACCAGCTGGAGAAGTCCGGCAAGATGGCCGATTTCTCCACCAAGCCGATCGGCACCGGTCCGTTCCAGTTCGTCGATTACCAGCTGGATTCGGTCATCCGCTATTCGGCCAACCCGGACTACTTCAAGGGCAAGGAGAAGATCGACGATCTCGTCTTCGCCATCACGCCTGACGCGACCGCCCGCATCCAGAAGGTGCTGGCCGGCGAATGCGACATCGCGCCCTATCCGAACCCGGCCGACATCGCCACCATCAAGGCCAACAAGGACGTGACCCTGATGGATCAGGCCGGCCTGAACATCGGCTATATGAGCTACAACACCACCATCCCGCCGCTCGACAAGCCCGAGGTTCGCCACGCGCTCAACCAGGCGATCGACCGGGCATCGCTGATCAAGTCGCTGTTCCAGGATGCGGGCGCCACGCCTGCCGAAAACCTGATCCCGCCGACGATGTGGTCGTGGAACAAGGATGTGAAGACGGACGCCTACGATCCGGATGCGGCCAAGAAAGTTCTGGCTGCCGCCGGTCTGACGGACATCCAGCTCTGGGCATCCGACCGCGTTCGCCCGTACAACCCGAACTTCCAGCGCGCCGCCGAACTGATCCAGGCCGACTGGGCCAAGGTCGGTGTCAAGGCGGAGATCGTCAACTACGAATGGACGAAGTATCGCTCGGAAGGCAAGAAGAAGGACCGTCCAGGCGCCTTCCAGATCGGCTGGACCGGCGACAATGGCGATCCGGACAACTTCTTCGCCACGCTCTTCGCCTGCAACGCAATCGGCGTGTCGAACTACTCCAGCTGGTGCAACAAGGACTTCGAGGATCTGATCCAGAAGGCCAAGAAAACCAGCGACCAGGCCGAGCGTTCCAAGCTCTATGAGCAGGCGCAGGTGATCTTCGCCAAGGAAGCGCCCGCCTTCCTGCTGGTCCACAGCCAAGTCTATGCGGTCGTGCGCAACAATGTCAGCGGTTTCAAGATGGATCCGCTCGGCATTCACCGCTTCGACGGCGTTGACAAGGCCGAATAA
- a CDS encoding long-chain fatty acid--CoA ligase gives MAKASKTTAPVKASAKAAPKAAAGTVKPKAPVAKAAAAKPKAAIVPAQASTKPAAKAPAKPATGKSTSAAKPTAKTVVTKAVASKDGAAKASPAAKPVGAAAKRLPKALTALAAGLPDKPWLKSYPKNVPAEIGPLPYSSIGDFLVAACKQFSAQPAFTCMDKSVSYTDVERLSAAFGAYLQSKGLQKGARVALMMPNVLQYPIAMMAVLRAGYVVVNINPLYTPRELEHQLKDSGAQAIVILENFANTLQAVIARTAVKHVVVAAMGDMLGGLKGTIVNLVVRRVKKMVPAWSLPGHVKFNAAVKAGAGGSFKPAKVEASDVAFLQYTGGTTGVSKGATLLHSNVLANVVQNAQWMEDAYTIKPKPAHPNFICALPLYHIFALTVNALMGMQQGARNVLIPNPRDIPGFVKELKKYPVHVFPGLNTLFNALLNNEDFRKLDFKPLVLTLGGGMAVQKGVAERWKALTGCPVTEGYGLSETSPVATANKFSAGDFTGTIGLPLPSTEIAIRDDDGNNLPLGEVGEICIRGPQVMSGYWNRPDETAKVMTKDGYFKSGDMGFMDERGYTKIVDRKKDMILVSGFNVYPNELEEVVAMHPGVLEVAAIGVPDEHSGEVPKLFIVKKDPALTAEAVIAFCRENLTGYKRPKYIEFRTELPKTPVGKILRRALRE, from the coding sequence TTGGCAAAGGCATCAAAGACGACGGCGCCAGTGAAGGCATCGGCCAAGGCGGCTCCAAAAGCAGCTGCCGGAACCGTCAAGCCGAAAGCGCCAGTCGCCAAAGCCGCCGCGGCCAAGCCGAAGGCAGCCATCGTGCCCGCGCAGGCGAGCACAAAGCCGGCAGCAAAAGCCCCGGCCAAGCCTGCGACCGGAAAGTCGACGTCCGCTGCAAAGCCGACGGCGAAAACTGTAGTGACCAAAGCAGTGGCATCGAAAGACGGTGCTGCGAAAGCCTCGCCAGCCGCAAAACCCGTCGGGGCCGCCGCTAAGCGCCTGCCGAAGGCACTTACCGCGCTTGCTGCTGGCCTGCCCGACAAGCCGTGGCTGAAGAGCTATCCGAAAAACGTCCCGGCCGAAATCGGTCCCTTGCCCTACAGCTCGATCGGCGATTTCCTGGTCGCCGCCTGTAAGCAGTTTTCCGCCCAGCCGGCCTTCACCTGCATGGACAAGTCCGTCAGCTACACCGATGTCGAGCGGCTGTCGGCTGCCTTCGGCGCCTATCTTCAGTCAAAGGGTCTGCAGAAGGGCGCTCGCGTCGCCCTGATGATGCCGAATGTGCTGCAATATCCCATAGCGATGATGGCGGTGCTTCGTGCGGGCTATGTCGTGGTGAACATCAATCCGCTGTACACGCCGCGCGAACTGGAGCACCAGCTCAAGGATTCCGGCGCACAAGCCATCGTCATTCTCGAAAACTTCGCCAACACCCTGCAGGCGGTGATCGCCAGGACAGCGGTCAAACATGTCGTGGTGGCGGCCATGGGTGACATGCTCGGCGGCCTCAAGGGCACGATCGTCAATCTGGTCGTGCGCCGTGTGAAGAAGATGGTGCCGGCCTGGTCCCTGCCCGGTCACGTCAAGTTCAACGCTGCCGTGAAGGCGGGAGCCGGCGGCAGCTTCAAGCCGGCCAAGGTAGAGGCCAGCGATGTCGCCTTCCTGCAATATACGGGCGGCACCACGGGTGTCTCGAAGGGCGCCACGCTGCTGCACAGCAACGTGCTCGCCAATGTCGTGCAGAACGCGCAGTGGATGGAAGACGCCTATACGATCAAGCCGAAACCGGCGCACCCGAACTTCATCTGCGCGCTGCCGCTCTATCATATTTTCGCGTTGACGGTGAACGCGCTGATGGGCATGCAGCAAGGCGCGCGCAATGTGCTCATTCCCAACCCGCGCGATATTCCGGGCTTCGTCAAGGAGTTGAAGAAATATCCGGTCCACGTCTTTCCCGGCCTCAACACGCTGTTCAACGCGCTGCTCAACAATGAGGACTTCCGCAAGCTCGACTTCAAGCCGCTGGTGCTGACGCTGGGCGGCGGCATGGCGGTGCAGAAGGGCGTCGCCGAACGCTGGAAGGCGTTGACCGGCTGTCCTGTCACCGAAGGTTACGGACTTTCCGAAACCTCGCCGGTGGCCACCGCCAACAAGTTCAGCGCCGGCGATTTCACCGGCACGATCGGCCTGCCGCTGCCCTCGACCGAGATCGCCATCCGCGACGATGACGGCAACAATCTGCCGCTGGGCGAGGTCGGCGAGATCTGCATCAGGGGACCGCAGGTGATGTCTGGGTACTGGAACCGGCCTGACGAGACCGCCAAGGTGATGACCAAGGATGGCTACTTCAAATCCGGCGACATGGGCTTCATGGACGAGCGTGGTTACACCAAGATCGTCGACCGCAAGAAGGACATGATCCTGGTCTCGGGCTTCAACGTCTACCCGAACGAACTCGAGGAAGTCGTGGCGATGCATCCGGGCGTGCTCGAAGTGGCCGCGATCGGCGTGCCGGACGAGCATTCCGGCGAGGTTCCGAAGCTGTTCATCGTCAAGAAGGACCCGGCCCTGACCGCTGAAGCCGTCATCGCTTTCTGCCGCGAGAACCTGACGGGCTACAAGCGGCCCAAATACATCGAGTTCAGGACCGAATTGCCGAAGACGCCGGTCGGCAAGATTTTGCGCCGGGCGCTGCGCGAATAG
- a CDS encoding HAD family hydrolase, producing the protein MADIKGILFDKDGTLVDFNATWLGVADFMAMDASDGDRWKADRLLAAAGFDFANRRFKPDSIFASGTNLDVVELWFPRLSNEDQMLAVARFNEITSVQGSTMAVALPGIVDTLAALHKRSYRLGVATNDSTSGAEKTLITLGVAQLFDAAYGYDAVANPKPAPDTIQAFCDLTGLKPSEIAMVGDNRHDLEMARAGGCGLAVGVLSGTGTRESLAEIADVILDSVADLPDFLSARVRETV; encoded by the coding sequence TTGGCAGACATCAAGGGGATATTGTTCGACAAGGACGGGACACTTGTCGACTTCAACGCGACCTGGCTTGGCGTGGCCGACTTCATGGCCATGGATGCTTCCGATGGCGACCGCTGGAAAGCCGACAGGCTGCTTGCGGCCGCCGGCTTCGATTTCGCCAACCGGCGTTTCAAGCCCGATTCGATCTTTGCCTCCGGCACCAATCTCGATGTTGTCGAATTGTGGTTTCCGCGCCTGTCCAACGAGGACCAGATGCTGGCCGTCGCCCGCTTCAACGAGATCACCTCGGTGCAGGGCTCGACGATGGCGGTGGCGCTGCCGGGCATAGTCGACACATTGGCGGCACTGCATAAAAGATCCTACCGGCTTGGCGTCGCTACCAACGATTCGACCAGCGGCGCGGAAAAGACCCTGATCACACTAGGTGTCGCCCAACTGTTCGACGCCGCCTATGGCTACGACGCGGTGGCCAACCCAAAACCGGCGCCCGACACCATCCAGGCCTTTTGCGACCTTACCGGCCTGAAGCCGTCGGAGATCGCCATGGTCGGCGATAACCGCCATGACCTCGAAATGGCGCGCGCCGGCGGCTGCGGCCTGGCGGTGGGCGTGCTCTCCGGCACAGGTACGCGGGAATCGCTGGCCGAGATTGCCGACGTCATCCTGGATTCGGTTGCCGATTTGCCCGATTTCCTGTCGGCGCGGGTCAGAGAGACAGTCTAA